In Oryza brachyantha chromosome 2, ObraRS2, whole genome shotgun sequence, a single window of DNA contains:
- the LOC102708029 gene encoding beta-fructofuranosidase, insoluble isoenzyme 1: MGTHRLLVLAPWALLLPLLLLQLAGASHVVHRSLEAEQAPSSVPASIVSPLLRTGYHFQPPMNWINDPNGPLYYKGWYHLFYQYNPKGAVWGNIVWAHSVSRDLINWIALEPAIKPDIPSDEHGCWSGSATILPDGTPAMLYTGIDRPDINYQVQNIAFPKNASDPLLREWVKPGYNPVASPEPGMNATQFRDPTTAWFADGHWRMLVGGLRGARRGLAYLYRSRDFKTWVRAKHPLHSALTGMWECPDFFPVHAAGLQAGLDTSEPSTKHVLKNSLDLTRYDYYTVGTYDKAAERYVPDDPAGDYHRLRYDYGNFYASKTFFDPVKRRRILLGWANESDSVTHDKAKGWAGIHAIPRKIWLDPSGKQLLQWPVEELETLRGKPVSVSDKVVKPGEHLEITGLQTYQADVEVSFEVSGLEKAEAFDPAFADDAEKLCGVKGADVRGGVGPFGLWVLASSGLEEKTSIFFRVFRGGYAGKPVVLMCSDPTKSSLTPDLYKPTFAGFVDTDLSSGKISLRALIDRSVVESFGAGGKTCILSRVYPSIAIGDKAHLYVFNNGEADIKVSRLTAWEMKKPLMNGA, encoded by the exons ATGGGGACTCATCGGCTGTTGGTGCTCGCGCCATGGGCGCTAttgctgccgctgctcctcctgcagctcgccggcgcgtcCCATGTCGTCCACCGCAGCCTCGAGGCCGAGCAGGCGCCGAGCTCCGTGCCGGCCTCCATTGTCAGCCCCCTGCTCCGGACAGGATACCACTTCCAGCCCCCCATGAACTGGATCAACG ATCCGAACG GGCCACTTTATTACAAGGGATGGTACCACTTGTTCTACCAGTACAACCCAAAGGGGGCCGTGTGGGGCAACATCGTGTGGGCCCACTCGGTGTCGCGGGACCTCATCAACTGGATCGCCCTCGAGCCGGCGATCAAGCCGGACATCCCGTCCGACGAGCATGGCTGCTGGTCGGGCTCCGCCACCATCCTCCCCGACGGCACGCCGGCGATGCTGTACACGGGGATCGACCGCCCGGACATCAACTACCAGGTGCAGAACATCGCGTTCCCCAAGAACGCGTCGGACCCGCTCCTCCGGGAGTGGGTGAAGCCCGGCTACAACCCGGTGGCCTCGCCGGAGCCCGGCATGAACGCGACGCAGTTCCGCGACCCGACCACGGCGTGGTTCGCCGACGGCCACTGGCGGATGCTCGTCGGCGGCCTGCGCGGCGCCCGCCGCGGGCTGGCGTACCTCTACCGGAGCCGGGACTTCAAGACGTGGGTGCGCGCCAAGCACCCGCTCCACTCGGCGCTGACGGGGATGTGGGAGTGCCCGGACTTCTTCCCCGTCCACGCGGCGGGGCTGCAGGCCGGCCTCGACACGTCGGAGCCGAGCACGAAGCACGTCCTCAAGAACAGCCTCGACCTCACCCGCTACGACTACTACACCGTCGGCACCTACGACAAGGCCGCGGAGCGGTACGTCCCCGACGACCCCGCCGGCGACTACCACCGCCTCCGCTACGACTACGGCAACTTCTACGCCTCCAAGACCTTCTTCGACCCCGTCAAGCGCCGCCGCATCCTGCTCGGCTGGGCCAACGAGTCCGACAGCGTCACCCACGACAAGGCCAAGGGCTGGGCCGGCATCCAT GCGATCCCAAGGAAGATATGGCTGGACCCGAGCGGGAAGCAGCTGCTGCAGTGGCCAGTCGAGGAGCTGGAGACGCTGAGGGGCAAGCCCGTGAGCGTGAGCGACAAGGTGGTCAAGCCAGGGGAGCACTTGGAAATCACAGGCCTCCAAACCTACCAG GCCGACGTGGAGGTGAGCTTCGAGGTGTCCGGGCTGGAGAAGGCGGAGGCGTTCGACCCGGCGttcgccgacgacgccgagaAGCTGTGCGGCGTGAAGGGCGCCGACGTGAGGGGCGGGGTGGGGCCCTTCGGCCTGTGGGTGCTGGCCTCCTCGGGCCTCGAGGAGAAGACCTCCATCTTCTTCAGGGTCTTCCGCGGCGGCTACGCCGGCAAGCCCGTCGTCCTCATGTGCTCCGACCCTACCAA GTCCTCTCTTACCCCTGACCTGTACAAGCCAACCTTCGCCGGGTTCGTCGACACCGACCTCTCCTCCGGGAAGATCTCCCTGAGAGCCTTG ATTGACCGTTCGGTGGTTGAGAGCTTCGGTGCCGGGGGCAAGACCTGCATCTTGTCAAGAGTGTACCCGTCGATCGCGATAGGGGACAAGGCTCACCTCTACGTCTTCAACAATGGCGAGGCCGATATCAAGGTCTCGCGTCTGACGGCGTGGGAGATGAAGAAGCCGCTCATGAATGGCGCCTAG